The following is a genomic window from Candidatus Vondammii sp. HM_W22.
GGCTACACAGGCCTGATAGGCGTGGTTGATAAACTCCTGGCTATTTTCGGTCTCATCTCCAAGCAGCGCAATTCCGATGCTGCAAGTGGCTGCCCCAGGCTTGTCTCCATTATGGCAATTATGACTTCCAACGATAGTTCGAAGTTGTTCTACCAGGGTTTCGATCTCAGATGCACTGCATTTGTCGCTGAGTATGGTAAACGTATGGTCACCAAAGCGGGCTATTATGTCGCCTTCAGTGACAGCATCCTGGAATGGTTTTGCAAGTTCCTGGAGAAACCGGTCGCTGGCTACAATACCGACTGTTGTGCGGATTTTTTGGAATTCATCGATGCTGAGATAGAGTAGTGAACAGCTGCAGTTGCTCTTTTTCAGGGTGATGATATGCTGCTCTATTTCACCCATGAAATACTGATGATTTGCCAGGCCTGTTAGAGGGTCCTGGTTACTGAGTAGCTCGAGTTTATGTTCCAGCTCCCGGTTTTCTGAATAGTCTCTTATAATAATCTGAGTACAAGGTTCGCCATCAAAAGTGGCGGGAGAGAATTCCAGTTTGGCCTTAAATGTCTCTCCATCTTGGCTTTGGCACTTGACCATCAAATCACAGCTTTCCTCTTTCAACGTGCGGAGGAATAATTTGAATCGCTTATGATCCTTCGAGGATATGGTGTCGAGTATCGGCAGCCCTTCAATCTCGTCCATATCCAGATAACCAAACATGTCCAGATAGATCTGGTTAGCATGCATGTGCATGCCTTCATGGATATAGGCGATAGCATCCCGTGAACTTGCAATCAGTGCGCTACACCGCTCCTCCGCTTCACGGAGCTTTTCCTGTGCCTGTGCCAGCTGATGGCATATTTGAAGATCATGAAATTCACGTTTGACCACCAGTTGCAGGTGATCAGGGTCATCTCCGGATACAACGTCCCGAGCACCATCACGCATTGCCTGGATCAGGTCGGTAGAATCTTCCTTTTGATAAATAACGATCAGCCGACTATCCTGACGAGCTCTGAGACAAAGCTTCAAGGTGTCGGTAAATCCAGGGGTATTCTGCTCCACCAATAAAAGTATCAAATCCGGATCATTCGATTCCAGACTTTCAAAGATATCTGATTTTTCGGTGACGCAGTCCGAGTGAATGGCAAGGCCGGCATTGCGTAGTGTGCTGACTTTGGCTTCTGCATCATTCAGTGAACTGTCGATGATCAGTAACTTTATCGTTTCTGTTTGTGAGCTATTCATAGGCCTTGATGAGCTGGAAAAATGAAGCTAGATAGTAGACCAGATGTTATTTAAAGTACTCATCTGATCCATCATTTGATGTTTGCCCTTATCATCATCATTGCCTTGGTAGATAAATTGGAACTCTGCAAAGGTGCCGGTAGGTTCCAGTAACCGTGTAAGGTGGATATCCTGCTCTCTACCGCCATCGATTATTGCCCACCTTATAACGGTAAAGAGAGAGTAATCAGGCTTTCAGGTCTGCCTGATGCTACCAGCTCAGGGAGAAATAGACCCTTCTGGGTGGAGGAGTAATTGCTTTTATGCACACCTGAACGGCCGTTGAACTTTGTACAACCATTTCAAGGTCCACCTGCAAA
Proteins encoded in this region:
- a CDS encoding EAL domain-containing response regulator, which gives rise to MNSSQTETIKLLIIDSSLNDAEAKVSTLRNAGLAIHSDCVTEKSDIFESLESNDPDLILLLVEQNTPGFTDTLKLCLRARQDSRLIVIYQKEDSTDLIQAMRDGARDVVSGDDPDHLQLVVKREFHDLQICHQLAQAQEKLREAEERCSALIASSRDAIAYIHEGMHMHANQIYLDMFGYLDMDEIEGLPILDTISSKDHKRFKLFLRTLKEESCDLMVKCQSQDGETFKAKLEFSPATFDGEPCTQIIIRDYSENRELEHKLELLSNQDPLTGLANHQYFMGEIEQHIITLKKSNCSCSLLYLSIDEFQKIRTTVGIVASDRFLQELAKPFQDAVTEGDIIARFGDHTFTILSDKCSASEIETLVEQLRTIVGSHNCHNGDKPGAATCSIGIALLGDETENSQEFINHAYQACVAAKEKGGNEISFYNAGEMVPNYGDDNTGDEVRINKLIQHALEKDRFRMVFQPIVSLQGDSRENYAVLTRLLDNHDNEIQPNYFTECAEQNEQMLEIDRWVIKHAIIELTKQRAEKRKVNFFISLSASSIQDEGTLLWVCDCLRNQKAKGAWLTFQIKDKDVRNHTQSAKKLVDGLKRIKCQIAIDQFGSNQKAETLLKHLPVDYVKFDVGLIEELATTQGKQDRLNELNALALSHSIRTIAMGIEDANSLAILWTVGVNYIQGYFLQGPAENIGYEFTPH